A genomic region of Candidatus Zymogenaceae bacterium contains the following coding sequences:
- a CDS encoding HD domain-containing protein produces MVKISDIIRDEDELLSKKKKSKDTAQKPSDTSKGMEFSTMMNETDMSSTKNGESRNRPFHSDSENEQAEDILSRLHTSLTDMYNQVRNGDAPDFSLMESLTAEFISSMDTFENYYMLRAYADYDYTDLAQSAIWTTLFTTKIATRMGIPEPQKTNCALCGLFHDIGLMLIPDEIVQKTTPLSKSERDLLRSHPKLAYDLVNSADSHYTYLAETIYQEHEFIDGTGYPQGLTGKQIGLYAKIIMVADTYDALTHTRAYHDRKIPLIAIKEIIDTRAKKYDTRVLKAFLEEITLFPVGCYVKLNNHETGRVIGSMGGSHFRHVVEILFDSNGDPLGIPRTLDLMKSPLLYIVEGIDERTLDIEQG; encoded by the coding sequence GTGGTAAAAATATCCGATATCATTCGAGACGAAGATGAACTTCTCTCGAAAAAGAAAAAATCGAAAGACACGGCACAAAAACCCTCCGATACATCGAAAGGCATGGAATTCAGTACAATGATGAACGAAACCGACATGAGCAGCACGAAAAACGGGGAATCTCGGAACAGGCCGTTTCACAGCGACTCGGAGAACGAGCAGGCGGAAGATATCCTGTCCCGACTGCACACCTCGCTCACCGACATGTACAATCAGGTTCGAAACGGAGATGCCCCCGATTTTTCGTTGATGGAATCGCTGACAGCGGAATTCATCTCGTCCATGGATACCTTCGAAAATTACTACATGCTCCGCGCATATGCCGATTACGACTACACGGACCTCGCTCAAAGCGCCATATGGACCACGCTTTTCACCACAAAAATCGCCACACGGATGGGCATCCCCGAACCCCAAAAAACCAACTGCGCCCTCTGCGGCCTGTTTCACGATATCGGACTCATGCTGATCCCCGATGAAATCGTGCAAAAGACCACGCCGCTATCAAAGAGCGAGCGAGACCTGTTGCGCTCCCATCCGAAGCTGGCCTACGACCTGGTCAACTCCGCTGATAGTCACTATACCTACCTTGCGGAGACAATCTACCAGGAACACGAATTCATCGACGGCACCGGGTACCCCCAGGGACTGACCGGCAAGCAGATCGGTCTCTATGCAAAAATCATCATGGTCGCCGACACCTACGACGCCCTTACCCACACCCGCGCGTATCATGACCGAAAGATCCCGCTGATAGCCATCAAGGAGATCATCGACACCAGAGCGAAAAAATACGATACCCGGGTGCTCAAGGCCTTCCTGGAGGAAATAACCCTCTTCCCGGTGGGATGCTACGTGAAGCTGAACAATCATGAGACGGGCCGGGTCATCGGGAGCATGGGCGGATCTCATTTTCGCCACGTGGTGGAAATCCTCTTCGATAGCAACGGCGATCCCCTCGGGATACCGCGAACCCTGGACCTGATGAAGTCGCCGCTCCTGTATATCGTCGAAGGGATCGACGAGCGAACCCTGGACATCGAACAAGGATAA
- a CDS encoding polysaccharide export protein: protein MKQNHLAYCVLIILFLLGTGCATAPTIPAYTLASTPKDTHNYQPTIKPGDEITITIWEPDEPTELELIVDRNGAIDVLFLEDIPVLGLTEREMDDLLTGILSEYYVDPIVMISIREMVYVMGQVNKPGAYDFENGVTLASILASAGGVTRDAKLKQVLVIRDYYVTPNIIMSNMSGFLKKGSLNENVILKSGDVVYVPATHISDIAYVADQIVTILKSAFYPAEAIGLTIIP from the coding sequence ATGAAACAGAACCACCTGGCATACTGTGTTTTGATCATCCTGTTCCTTCTGGGCACAGGATGCGCAACGGCGCCCACCATTCCCGCATACACCCTTGCTTCGACGCCAAAGGACACACACAACTATCAGCCGACTATCAAACCGGGAGACGAGATCACCATTACCATCTGGGAGCCGGACGAGCCCACCGAACTTGAGCTCATCGTTGATCGGAACGGCGCCATAGATGTGCTGTTTTTGGAAGACATCCCGGTTCTGGGCCTGACGGAAAGAGAGATGGACGATCTCTTGACCGGGATCCTCTCCGAATATTACGTTGATCCCATCGTGATGATCAGCATTCGGGAAATGGTGTATGTTATGGGGCAGGTAAACAAACCGGGGGCCTATGATTTTGAGAACGGCGTCACCCTGGCGTCGATACTGGCCTCCGCCGGAGGAGTTACACGGGATGCAAAACTCAAGCAGGTGCTGGTCATACGTGATTACTACGTCACCCCCAATATTATCATGTCCAACATGTCGGGTTTTCTGAAAAAGGGCTCCCTGAATGAAAATGTCATTCTCAAAAGCGGTGATGTCGTATATGTCCCCGCAACACATATTTCAGATATCGCGTATGTCGCCGATCAGATTGTAACGATACTCAAATCGGCGTTCTATCCCGCAGAGGCCATCGGCCTCACCATCATTCCGTAA